Part of the Haloarchaeobius litoreus genome is shown below.
CCGTTCCCCCACCCGCTGTACGAGACGTTCCACCACGACCACCCACCCATCCCCGAGCGCATCCGGTACGTGCAGGAGATGGGGGAGGAGGCGGCCGAACCGACCGAGGAGACGCCCGGCGACGGGACGCCGTCGGCCTGAGAAGTTTACGTATCTTGTAAACCTCCCGTCTGCATCGTCTTCGGGAGCAGGGCGGGACCGGAGGTCCCGCTAGCAGCCGGCGCGGAGCGCCCGCGACGAAGCGACCGAGGGCTTGCGAGAGCGTGCTCTCGCAGTCGGCAGGGAGGCGTGAGGTGCGGTGCTGTGGGGGCGGGTCTGACAGGGACGTTCTGGCTGTTGCTGTCTCCACCCAGTCCCTTGCTGCGGGTTTTCGAGGCGTTCTCGACCCGCCCGTCCGGACCATGCCACACACATCCAGACACAGTCAGCCCGGGAACCGGCCACTTTAGTAGCTGGCTGACTGAACGTTCATTCAACGATGGGCGACACCAGCCGGTTCGCCGTTGCCGAAGACGACACGCGGGCCGCCATCATGCGGGCCACGTACGACGCCCTGACGAGTCACGGCTACGCGAACCTGACGATCCAGCGGATCGCGGACGAGTTCGAGAAGTCGAAGTCCCTCCTCTACCACCACTACGACGGCAAGGACGACCTCCTCGTGGACTTCCTGCGGTTCATGCTGGAGCACTGGGAGGCGAAGGCCGAGTGCCGCGAAGACCAGGACCCGAGAACGCGTCTCGAAGGGTTGCTCGACCGGGTCGCCGCGGTCGACCTCGACGAGGAGACCGCGGCGTTCACGGCTGCGATGGAGGAACTGCGCGGGCAGGCCCCGCACGACGCGGCCTACCGGGAGCAGTTCACGGAGCACGACCGCGCGCTGCGTGAGCGGTTCGCGACCATCGTCGAGACGGGCATCGACGACGGCGTCTTCCACGAGGCCGACCCCGAGCGCGTCGCCGAGTTCCTGCTGACGACGGTCAACGGGATTCGCATCCAGCGGGTCACCCGGGACGACACCGGCGGCGTGGCGGCGGCGCGGGCCGAACTCGATGAGTACCTCGCCACGCGGCTCTACCGGGGTGAGGCCTGATGGGCATCTTCGACGTGTTCCGCGGGCAGGACGAACTGGACCTCACCTCTGGCGGCATCGGCAAGCCGCTGTTCCTGCTCGCGCTGCCCATCGTCATCACGAACCTGCTCCAGACCGCGTACAACCTCGCGGACACGTTCTGGCTCGCGCAGCTGAACGAGACGGCGGTCGCGGCCATCACGTTCGGCTTCCCGATGGTGTTCCTGCTCATCTCGCTCGGGATGGGCCTCTCGGTGGCGGGCAGCGTCCTCGTCGCCCAGCACACCGGCGCTGATGAGGAGGCCGAGGCCGAGTACGCCGCCTCGCAGACGGTGCTGTTCGCGCTCGTCGCGTCGGCGCTGCTCGGCGTCGTCGGCTACCTCACGGTCGACGAGGTGCTGTGGTTCCTCGGTGCGCGGGGTGACGTGCTCCGGGAGGCGACGAACTACATGGAGGTGATCGCGCTCGGGATGCCGTTCATGTTCGGGTTCTTCGTGTTCATCTCGCTGATGCGGGGCTACGGCGACACGGTGACGCCGATGATCGTCATGTTCGGCACCGTCGTCCTCAACGTCGCCATCGACCCGCTGTTCATCTTCGGGTGGGGTCCCATCCCGGAGGGTCTGGGGGTGCAGGGGGCGGCCATCGCGACGGTCATCTCCCGGGCACTCGCGACCGCGGTGGGGCTCGGCATCCTCTTCCAGGGGAAACGCGGTGTCGAGATACACCTCTCGCAGATGAAGCCGGACCTGCAGTTCTTCCGGAAGATGCTGAACATCGGCCTCCCGGCGTCGGTCGAGAGCACCGGGCGCTCCATCTCGGTGAACCTGATGCTCGTCGTCGTCGCCATCTTCACCGACACGTTCGTCGCTGCCTTCGGCGTCGGCATCCGCATCTTCTCGGTCATCTTCCTGCCCGCCATCGCGGTCGGACAGGGCGTCGAGACGATGGTCGGCCAGAACATCGGGGCGGGCAAGCGCGACCGGGCCGAGCGCACCGCACACACCGCCGCCATCGCGATGTTCGTCATCCTCTCGGCGGTCGCACTGTTCGTGTTCGCGTTCACCGAGCCCATCGTCGCGCCGCTGTCGCCGAACGAGCGGGCGACCGACATCGCCGTCACCTTCCTCCGGGTCGTCGCGCCGACGTTCGGCTTCATCGGGATGATGCGCGCCTACAACGGCACGCTCCGCGGCTCGGGGAAGACGATGCTCTCCGCGGCGGTCTCCATCATGATGCTCGGCGTCATCCGGCTGCCCATCGCGTACGTGCTCTCGCGGTCCATCGAGCCGTTCGCCAGCTGGGCACCGTACGCGACGGGGCAGGCGGGCATCTGGGCCTCGTTCGTCGTCTCGAACGCGGCCGGGGCGCTCATCGCCCTCGCGCTCATCCAGCAGGGCTCCTGGCGGCACGGCGACGTGCGCGGCGGACCATCCCCCGAGGCCAGCG
Proteins encoded:
- a CDS encoding TetR/AcrR family transcriptional regulator, producing MGDTSRFAVAEDDTRAAIMRATYDALTSHGYANLTIQRIADEFEKSKSLLYHHYDGKDDLLVDFLRFMLEHWEAKAECREDQDPRTRLEGLLDRVAAVDLDEETAAFTAAMEELRGQAPHDAAYREQFTEHDRALRERFATIVETGIDDGVFHEADPERVAEFLLTTVNGIRIQRVTRDDTGGVAAARAELDEYLATRLYRGEA
- a CDS encoding MATE family efflux transporter, coding for MGIFDVFRGQDELDLTSGGIGKPLFLLALPIVITNLLQTAYNLADTFWLAQLNETAVAAITFGFPMVFLLISLGMGLSVAGSVLVAQHTGADEEAEAEYAASQTVLFALVASALLGVVGYLTVDEVLWFLGARGDVLREATNYMEVIALGMPFMFGFFVFISLMRGYGDTVTPMIVMFGTVVLNVAIDPLFIFGWGPIPEGLGVQGAAIATVISRALATAVGLGILFQGKRGVEIHLSQMKPDLQFFRKMLNIGLPASVESTGRSISVNLMLVVVAIFTDTFVAAFGVGIRIFSVIFLPAIAVGQGVETMVGQNIGAGKRDRAERTAHTAAIAMFVILSAVALFVFAFTEPIVAPLSPNERATDIAVTFLRVVAPTFGFIGMMRAYNGTLRGSGKTMLSAAVSIMMLGVIRLPIAYVLSRSIEPFASWAPYATGQAGIWASFVVSNAAGALIALALIQQGSWRHGDVRGGPSPEASATDD